Proteins co-encoded in one Acidobacteriota bacterium genomic window:
- a CDS encoding AAA family ATPase, with the protein MRRRPRRGPNDSESTGKSGQELPANQPAPLRPSYPEPAAATVAPQAVDEPVASATAEVQDVAVSAPEPSEQKVVVETQPESLATPPAEQSAAKSPKGSVVLTIGLPGSGKTTWYKRRGVTPLSSDLLRTILFDDITEQRYQGLVFSTLRSLLRARLIAKMPWNYVDATNLSPHERRQWIRMAKSFGYEVQAVFFDVPLAVCMDRNRKRERAVTDEVMQKMADRLKPPSFKEGFEKITIVRVKGQPGTTPEPIAADQQHGAESDPEAAQ; encoded by the coding sequence ATGAGACGACGCCCAAGACGTGGCCCGAACGATTCGGAGTCCACGGGCAAGAGCGGGCAGGAACTGCCCGCAAATCAACCTGCTCCGCTGAGGCCCTCGTACCCTGAGCCAGCGGCTGCAACTGTAGCTCCGCAGGCTGTTGACGAACCTGTAGCATCCGCTACCGCTGAAGTTCAGGATGTCGCTGTTTCTGCGCCAGAGCCATCGGAGCAAAAGGTCGTTGTGGAGACGCAGCCTGAGTCGCTTGCGACCCCACCTGCGGAGCAGTCGGCGGCGAAGTCCCCAAAGGGTTCCGTGGTCCTTACGATTGGCCTCCCCGGATCAGGTAAAACGACCTGGTACAAGCGCCGTGGTGTTACACCGCTTTCGAGCGACCTGCTGCGCACCATCCTGTTTGACGACATCACGGAGCAGCGTTACCAGGGGCTGGTCTTCTCCACGTTGCGCAGCCTTCTGCGTGCGCGGCTGATTGCCAAGATGCCCTGGAACTATGTCGACGCGACGAACCTCTCGCCTCACGAGCGGCGCCAGTGGATCCGCATGGCGAAGAGCTTCGGCTACGAGGTGCAGGCGGTCTTCTTCGATGTGCCGCTGGCCGTCTGCATGGACCGGAACCGCAAGCGCGAGCGCGCCGTGACCGACGAGGTAATGCAGAAGATGGCCGACCGCCTGAAGCCTCCGAGCTTCAAGGAAGGCTTCGAGAAGATCACCATCGTGCGCGTCAAAGGCCAACCCGGCACGACGCCAGAACCGATCGCCGCTGACCAGCAGCACGGAGCCGAGTCCGACCCCGAGGCGGCGCAGTAG
- a CDS encoding ATP-binding cassette domain-containing protein, translating into MPTAGVEFAKVSYTAAGGHLVLRDISLKLEAGTTTALLGRSGSGKTTLLRTVNGLVSPASGEVMVNGRRVTAIHDAASMAALRRGIGYVIQETGLFPHMTVERNAAMALEVAGHSKAECERRAREVLELTGLEFDKLSKRYPWQLSGGQRQRVGLARALALDPEVLLMDEPFGALDPLTRAEMQDMLKGLLGGLGKTVLLVTHDLDEALYLADRIVFLDGGEVAADLPVADVLRSKISKVKDYVLAVHRAVNE; encoded by the coding sequence ATGCCCACGGCTGGCGTTGAGTTCGCGAAGGTGAGCTACACGGCAGCAGGTGGGCATCTTGTTTTGCGCGACATCTCACTGAAGCTTGAGGCGGGGACGACGACGGCGCTGCTTGGCCGCAGCGGCTCGGGCAAGACCACCCTGCTTCGGACCGTAAACGGGCTTGTATCGCCGGCTTCGGGAGAGGTTATGGTGAATGGCCGCAGGGTGACGGCGATTCACGATGCCGCGAGCATGGCGGCGCTGCGCCGGGGCATCGGCTACGTGATCCAGGAGACCGGCCTCTTCCCACACATGACCGTGGAGCGCAACGCCGCGATGGCGCTGGAGGTAGCTGGGCACTCCAAGGCCGAGTGCGAGCGGCGCGCCCGCGAGGTGCTGGAATTGACAGGCCTCGAGTTCGACAAGCTGAGCAAACGGTATCCCTGGCAGCTCTCCGGCGGCCAACGGCAGCGCGTGGGGCTGGCGCGGGCGCTCGCGCTCGATCCCGAGGTGCTGCTGATGGATGAGCCGTTTGGTGCGCTCGATCCGCTGACCCGCGCCGAGATGCAGGATATGCTCAAGGGCTTGCTCGGCGGATTGGGGAAGACAGTGCTGCTGGTGACGCACGATCTCGACGAGGCGCTGTACCTCGCTGATCGAATCGTCTTTCTCGATGGAGGCGAGGTAGCAGCCGATCTGCCGGTGGCAGATGTTCTGCGCTCGAAAATTTCTAAAGTAAAAGATTATGTTTTGGCGGTACATCGCGCGGTGAATGAATGA
- a CDS encoding ABC transporter permease: protein MMQVIHRYGWEIGRLTFEHLWLTLSAMLLAVAIGLPFGILLTRRPKLARPVIGFANVVQTVPSLALFGLLLPVPWLGENAARLAIVALTGYALLPILRNTYAGIRSVDAELAGVADALGMTARQRLLKVELPLAASVILAGLRTATVTCVGVATIAAAIGAGGLGELIFRGVASVDNGLVLAGAIPAALLALVADALLGLLEKRLTVRRG from the coding sequence ATGATGCAGGTCATTCATCGATACGGATGGGAGATTGGGCGGCTGACCTTTGAGCACCTGTGGCTCACGCTGAGCGCCATGCTGCTGGCAGTTGCGATTGGGCTGCCCTTTGGCATTCTGCTGACGCGCAGGCCAAAGCTGGCGCGTCCGGTGATTGGTTTTGCGAACGTCGTGCAGACGGTGCCGAGCCTCGCGCTCTTCGGTCTTCTGCTGCCGGTGCCGTGGCTGGGGGAGAACGCGGCGCGGCTGGCTATCGTCGCACTCACCGGCTACGCTCTACTGCCGATCCTGCGCAATACCTATGCGGGTATACGAAGCGTCGACGCTGAGCTGGCGGGGGTCGCCGATGCGCTGGGCATGACGGCGAGGCAGCGGCTGTTGAAGGTGGAGCTTCCGCTGGCGGCGAGCGTGATCCTTGCGGGGCTGCGTACGGCGACTGTGACCTGCGTCGGCGTAGCGACCATCGCGGCGGCGATTGGAGCCGGGGGGCTTGGCGAGTTGATCTTCCGTGGCGTCGCCAGCGTGGATAACGGTCTCGTACTTGCCGGAGCGATTCCTGCGGCGCTACTGGCATTAGTTGCCGATGCGCTGCTGGGGCTGCTTGAAAAGCGACTGACGGTTCGGCGGGGATGA
- a CDS encoding ABC transporter substrate-binding protein, with protein MRFMHLSAAAVFGLFLLTACAPPRSSRITVGAKNFTEQVVLGELLAQEIEAVTGQPVARRFYLAGSYICQQALVSGRIDAYVEYTGTALTAILKQPLPPVGERDEARVFDTVRRLYAERYRVRVEPGLGFEDTFAMVVRGADAKRMGLKTISDAVPHASGMRLGVGYEFEERPDGLRGLQAAYGLKFAEAPRLMDLGLLYRALSNNQVDMVAGNSTDGPIRALGFVALEDDRHYFPPYEAVPLVREDSLRRHPGIQDAMDRLAGKLTADEVREMNNAVDGQHRDVAEVVREFRRKKGL; from the coding sequence ATGCGTTTCATGCATCTTTCTGCCGCTGCGGTCTTTGGACTGTTTTTACTGACTGCGTGTGCGCCTCCGCGCTCTTCGCGCATCACGGTCGGAGCAAAGAACTTTACAGAGCAGGTGGTGCTGGGCGAGCTTCTGGCGCAGGAGATCGAGGCCGTTACGGGGCAGCCCGTCGCGCGGCGGTTCTATCTTGCGGGGAGCTACATCTGCCAGCAGGCGCTGGTGAGCGGCCGCATCGATGCCTACGTTGAGTACACGGGCACGGCACTTACGGCTATCCTGAAGCAGCCGCTGCCTCCGGTGGGTGAGCGGGATGAGGCCCGGGTCTTCGATACGGTGCGGCGTCTTTATGCGGAGCGGTATCGTGTTCGCGTCGAGCCTGGTCTGGGGTTTGAAGATACCTTTGCGATGGTTGTTCGCGGGGCAGATGCGAAACGTATGGGACTGAAGACGATCTCCGATGCCGTGCCACACGCCTCTGGGATGCGGCTGGGGGTCGGCTATGAGTTTGAGGAGCGGCCCGACGGCCTGCGCGGGCTTCAGGCCGCCTATGGGCTGAAGTTCGCCGAGGCTCCGCGGCTGATGGATCTGGGTTTGCTATATCGTGCGTTGTCGAACAATCAGGTAGACATGGTGGCAGGGAACTCAACAGATGGCCCGATTCGCGCGCTTGGGTTTGTGGCGCTTGAGGACGACAGGCATTATTTTCCACCATATGAAGCGGTGCCGCTGGTGCGCGAAGACTCGCTTCGCCGCCATCCCGGGATTCAGGATGCGATGGACAGGCTGGCGGGGAAGTTGACCGCAGACGAGGTTCGCGAGATGAATAATGCAGTGGATGGTCAGCATCGGGATGTGGCCGAGGTCGTCCGCGAGTTTCGCCGCAAGAAAGGTCTTTGA
- a CDS encoding DinB family protein codes for MSEQKVEPWLRGTRTDVDAVRRGVLHALELAAEDIARWCDPLNGEEFEVHPLGLPSVGFQLRHIARSLDRLLTYAEGQQLSERQLKLLRTEEEFVDREATLMEFAEAIEVSVNRVMGISSAIYEEPRYVGRKKLPTTVGGLLVHVADHTQRHVGQTVTTSKAIVALRPK; via the coding sequence ATGTCTGAGCAAAAGGTAGAGCCATGGCTGCGTGGGACGCGGACTGACGTCGACGCTGTGCGTCGTGGAGTGCTGCACGCACTGGAGTTGGCCGCTGAAGACATTGCGCGCTGGTGCGATCCGCTGAATGGCGAAGAGTTTGAAGTGCATCCTCTGGGCCTGCCTTCGGTGGGGTTTCAGTTGCGCCATATCGCGCGATCGCTCGACCGCCTGCTGACCTACGCCGAAGGTCAACAACTCAGCGAGCGACAACTGAAGCTCCTGCGCACGGAGGAGGAGTTCGTCGATCGCGAGGCGACGCTGATGGAGTTTGCCGAGGCCATCGAAGTATCGGTAAACCGTGTTATGGGAATCTCTTCGGCAATCTACGAAGAACCTCGATATGTCGGACGCAAGAAGCTCCCGACGACTGTCGGAGGGCTTCTGGTCCACGTTGCCGACCACACGCAGAGACACGTGGGGCAGACGGTGACGACATCCAAAGCCATTGTTGCCTTGCGGCCGAAGTGA
- a CDS encoding DUF748 domain-containing protein, with product MAARHKTLLIALGSIVALILIAGLAIPLFLNADSFRARIEQEISTSLGRKATLGKLDLSVFSGSLVAENATLSDDPSFSTEPFLQAKRVKIGVGIIPLILSHKVSITGFVINEPKINLIRHVNGTWNYSTIGGAHAQTPASGGNSEAPDVNIAKIDVTDGQLTITTEPAAGSPATPKRTYDRLNLEVKNFTFDKQFPYNASAHLPGDGTVSIAGNAGPINRKDASLTPFSAKLQAKHIDPLAAGFVESSSGISGVIGAVDLTATWNGQQLHVADLVVDSPRLTVLRDNKPSTTPVQQKPPDSSDMLSTFSANHLQIKNGSLTLTAPGQKNSAVYQQLNAEINNISPTTAAPFKASAQIPGGGSLSADGTAGPFNQQKASSTPFNAHAALTHVDLASSGIVAPDAGIKGLANIDLKALSDGRNLNANISANAQNLQVAANGSPSQKPVDVQMAVAQNMQTLAGQIQQATITIGRAVVNITGTYQTSGSTTALNLQVNGQAMPVDELEAFLPSVGVHLPSGSRLQGGTLTTKLTMTGSTAQPIINGPIRLENTNLAGFDLGSKLSAVTALTGAKTGSTTAVRSLSTNINVNGGNVRTDNLALDMPALGTATGAGTVSAAGALNYNIILKLTGILGSGSGKNAAGIGGIAGSLMGMIPNSGAAGAVGGLASNALRNGIPVAIGGTTSNPTFTPNLSGAMTSGASALSGDSKTPASIKKPATDSLTNALGGLLNRKR from the coding sequence ATGGCAGCGCGTCACAAGACTCTTCTCATCGCCCTCGGCAGTATCGTCGCTCTCATTCTCATCGCCGGTCTGGCCATTCCACTCTTCCTCAACGCCGACAGCTTCCGTGCGCGCATCGAGCAGGAGATCTCGACCTCGCTGGGCCGCAAGGCGACTCTCGGCAAGCTCGACCTCTCCGTCTTCTCCGGCAGCCTCGTCGCCGAAAACGCCACCCTCTCCGACGATCCCTCCTTCAGCACTGAGCCCTTCCTTCAGGCCAAGCGCGTCAAGATCGGCGTCGGGATCATCCCGCTCATCCTGAGCCACAAGGTTAGCATCACCGGTTTTGTCATCAACGAGCCAAAGATCAACCTCATTCGTCACGTCAACGGCACTTGGAACTACTCCACCATCGGTGGAGCGCACGCTCAAACACCGGCCAGTGGCGGCAACAGTGAAGCCCCCGATGTCAATATCGCGAAGATCGACGTGACTGACGGCCAGCTCACCATAACGACGGAGCCTGCCGCCGGGTCACCCGCTACACCGAAGCGGACCTACGACCGGCTTAATCTCGAAGTGAAAAACTTCACCTTCGACAAACAGTTTCCGTATAACGCCTCCGCACACCTTCCCGGCGACGGGACCGTATCGATCGCCGGCAACGCCGGGCCGATCAACCGGAAGGACGCCTCCCTCACGCCCTTCTCCGCCAAACTTCAGGCGAAGCACATTGACCCGCTCGCGGCCGGATTCGTCGAGTCCTCTTCCGGCATCTCCGGCGTGATCGGCGCCGTCGACCTCACTGCCACATGGAACGGCCAGCAGCTTCACGTCGCCGACCTCGTCGTCGACTCGCCCAGGCTCACCGTCCTTCGCGACAACAAGCCCTCCACAACTCCCGTGCAGCAGAAGCCGCCCGACTCCAGCGACATGCTCAGCACCTTCAGCGCCAACCATTTGCAGATCAAGAACGGCTCGCTTACCCTCACCGCTCCCGGCCAGAAGAACTCCGCTGTCTACCAGCAGCTTAACGCCGAGATCAACAATATCTCCCCAACGACCGCCGCTCCCTTCAAGGCCAGCGCGCAGATTCCCGGTGGAGGTTCACTGAGCGCCGACGGAACCGCCGGCCCCTTCAACCAGCAGAAAGCCTCCTCGACACCCTTCAACGCGCACGCAGCGCTCACGCATGTCGACCTCGCTTCGAGCGGCATCGTCGCTCCCGATGCAGGCATCAAGGGGCTCGCCAATATCGACCTGAAGGCCCTCTCCGACGGAAGGAACCTTAACGCCAACATCTCAGCCAATGCGCAGAATCTTCAGGTCGCCGCAAACGGCTCGCCGTCGCAGAAGCCAGTCGATGTGCAGATGGCCGTCGCACAGAATATGCAGACACTTGCCGGGCAAATTCAACAAGCCACCATCACCATCGGCCGTGCTGTCGTCAACATCACCGGGACCTACCAGACCAGCGGATCGACCACGGCGCTCAACCTGCAAGTCAACGGACAGGCTATGCCAGTCGACGAGCTTGAGGCCTTCCTTCCCTCCGTTGGAGTGCATCTGCCCAGTGGCTCGCGGCTGCAGGGCGGGACCCTGACCACAAAGCTGACTATGACCGGATCGACGGCTCAGCCGATTATCAACGGTCCCATTCGTCTCGAAAACACCAACCTGGCCGGATTCGACCTCGGGTCGAAGCTCTCCGCCGTCACCGCTCTCACCGGCGCCAAGACTGGATCAACGACGGCCGTCCGCTCTCTCAGCACCAACATCAACGTCAACGGCGGCAATGTACGCACCGACAACCTCGCGCTCGATATGCCTGCGCTTGGTACGGCAACTGGAGCAGGGACAGTGTCTGCGGCAGGCGCGCTGAACTACAACATCATCCTCAAACTGACCGGCATCTTAGGCTCCGGCAGTGGAAAAAATGCTGCGGGAATCGGCGGTATTGCCGGATCGCTGATGGGAATGATCCCCAATTCAGGCGCAGCCGGTGCCGTCGGCGGGTTGGCCTCAAACGCGCTTCGCAACGGTATCCCAGTTGCGATTGGTGGAACTACCTCCAATCCAACCTTTACACCCAACCTGAGCGGCGCAATGACCAGTGGCGCAAGTGCATTAAGCGGAGACAGCAAGACTCCGGCCAGCATCAAGAAACCAGCCACCGACTCACTCACCAACGCCCTGGGTGGGCTCCTCAACCGCAAACGCTGA
- the ribA gene encoding GTP cyclohydrolase II, whose protein sequence is MTFTEVHKIAEADFPSRWGQFRILGFEGIVDNPGPCNDAIPVPAKRIEEAVALVMGDIHAAPPIVRIHSQCLTGDVFHSLRCDCRQQLELALATIADAGSGILLYEQQEGRGIGLMAKLRAYELQDQGLDTIEANLELGYKADCREFELPAEILKQLGVPAVRLITNNPAKVEALELAGVKVVERISAEVPSEPTNERYLRTKRDKMGHLVG, encoded by the coding sequence ATGACCTTCACAGAAGTCCATAAGATAGCCGAAGCCGATTTTCCCAGCCGCTGGGGACAATTTCGCATCCTTGGCTTTGAAGGCATCGTCGACAACCCCGGTCCCTGCAATGATGCCATTCCCGTTCCGGCAAAACGGATCGAAGAGGCCGTGGCCCTGGTCATGGGAGATATCCACGCCGCGCCGCCGATCGTCCGCATTCATTCGCAGTGTCTTACCGGAGATGTGTTTCACTCCTTGCGCTGCGACTGCCGTCAGCAGCTCGAGCTTGCACTCGCAACCATCGCCGACGCCGGTTCGGGCATTCTGCTCTACGAGCAGCAGGAGGGGCGTGGTATTGGTCTCATGGCCAAACTTCGCGCCTATGAGCTGCAAGACCAGGGACTCGACACCATTGAGGCCAATCTCGAGTTGGGTTACAAAGCCGATTGCCGTGAGTTTGAGCTCCCGGCCGAGATTCTCAAGCAGCTAGGCGTCCCCGCTGTTCGCCTTATCACCAACAATCCCGCCAAGGTCGAGGCGCTTGAGCTGGCCGGCGTCAAAGTCGTTGAACGCATCTCCGCTGAGGTTCCGTCAGAGCCAACCAACGAGCGCTATCTTCGGACCAAACGCGACAAGATGGGTCACCTTGTCGGCTGA
- a CDS encoding histidine kinase, translated as MAHISQSLILITLLVELGVAAALSSSLARSSVFKRLLLAENRTLRQTVGLVALICIPLALGVLVRVKVPNFLAADISFEATILLGVLVGPLAAMAGGAAMSLPAMGHHEYWTLPINLIIAAIAGTFGRFADREDVWSFSPMIDLSIYRWVTRNIRRPHLDRQVLLLVLIAGMQFCLSMLSRFYPRRYFALHSDEWWVELLICANAPIVVGIPLKIWNAIRVEKKLEEQGRLLLEARLDALQRQINPHFLFNTLNSITSLVRVHPELAREMIVKLANILRVILKDREAFVPLSEELAFTDDYLDIEVVRFGEKLKVVKEIAPETLDIVVPGMLLQPLIENSIKHGLEPRISGGTVTLRSRISDDGMLTIEVEDDGVGIPVERDDLSPIKGPGSGTGIGMRNVRERMAVQYGNLGSVEINSRPGRGTKVILRMPVLEAGAVTWPQSGREVLEAATHVVGDVMRKVDPDGRLTQALRSSTRR; from the coding sequence GTGGCGCATATCTCGCAATCGCTGATTTTGATTACGCTGCTGGTGGAGCTTGGGGTGGCGGCAGCGCTCTCCAGCTCGCTGGCGCGGTCAAGCGTCTTCAAGCGGCTGCTGCTGGCCGAAAACAGAACCTTGCGGCAGACGGTGGGCCTGGTTGCTCTAATCTGCATACCGCTGGCTTTAGGTGTGCTGGTCCGAGTGAAGGTACCGAACTTTCTGGCTGCGGACATCTCTTTTGAGGCGACGATCCTGCTTGGAGTTCTGGTTGGTCCACTGGCGGCGATGGCGGGCGGAGCAGCGATGTCCTTGCCCGCCATGGGGCATCACGAATACTGGACTCTCCCGATAAATCTGATCATTGCCGCAATCGCGGGCACCTTTGGCCGGTTTGCCGATCGTGAAGATGTGTGGTCGTTTTCGCCGATGATCGACCTGAGCATCTACCGATGGGTGACGCGCAATATCCGCCGTCCACACCTGGATCGGCAGGTACTGCTGCTGGTGTTGATTGCGGGGATGCAGTTTTGCCTGAGCATGCTGTCGCGGTTCTATCCGCGGCGGTACTTTGCGTTGCACTCGGACGAGTGGTGGGTGGAGCTTCTGATCTGCGCCAATGCTCCGATTGTTGTGGGCATCCCGCTGAAGATATGGAATGCGATCCGCGTGGAAAAGAAGCTCGAGGAGCAGGGACGGCTGTTGTTGGAGGCACGCCTGGATGCATTACAACGGCAGATTAATCCGCACTTTCTGTTCAATACGCTGAACTCCATCACTTCGCTGGTTCGCGTGCATCCGGAGCTGGCGCGGGAGATGATCGTGAAGCTCGCGAACATTCTCCGCGTGATTCTGAAAGACCGCGAGGCGTTCGTTCCCCTGAGCGAGGAGCTTGCGTTTACAGACGACTATCTCGATATCGAAGTCGTGCGCTTTGGAGAAAAGCTGAAGGTCGTGAAGGAGATTGCCCCAGAGACGCTGGATATCGTCGTTCCGGGAATGCTGCTGCAGCCGCTGATCGAAAACAGCATCAAGCATGGGCTCGAGCCAAGGATCAGCGGTGGAACGGTGACGCTCCGCAGCCGCATCTCGGATGACGGTATGCTGACGATCGAGGTCGAAGACGACGGTGTGGGAATACCAGTCGAGCGCGACGATCTATCTCCCATAAAGGGGCCGGGATCAGGAACGGGCATAGGTATGCGGAACGTTCGTGAACGCATGGCGGTGCAATATGGAAATCTCGGAAGCGTCGAAATCAATAGCCGTCCTGGCCGTGGGACGAAGGTGATTCTGCGAATGCCTGTGCTTGAGGCTGGCGCTGTGACATGGCCGCAGAGCGGGCGCGAGGTACTTGAGGCGGCGACTCATGTCGTGGGCGATGTCATGCGCAAGGTCGACCCCGATGGCCGGCTGACTCAGGCGTTGCGTTCGAGCACGCGGCGGTAG
- the bshA gene encoding N-acetyl-alpha-D-glucosaminyl L-malate synthase BshA yields the protein MKIGITCYPTYGGSGVVATELGIELAARGHQVHFITSSQPFRLTGREANIHFHEVSVATYPLFEYPPYDLALATRMAEVADFYALDLLHVHYAIPHSVSALLASQMIATHTITTRRRRLPFITTLHGTDITLVGLDPSYLPITRFGIEQSHGVTAISSHLRDRTREAFGIDSEIEVIRNFVNCDLYVRQPGLVARMRPQFAAPNERLFVHLSNFRPVKRVLDVIEVFSRVARALPSRLMLIGDGPDRSAAEHLALRLNVQDSIHFLGKQDGVHELLPLADLMLMPSQMESFGLAALEAMACSVPAIATRVGGVPELIDDGENGLLFEIGDVDAMASAAIALLNDPPRIQAMSQAARRTAQDRFCTTRIIPFYEDYYRRVLERNA from the coding sequence ATGAAGATCGGCATCACCTGCTACCCCACCTACGGCGGCTCCGGCGTCGTTGCTACTGAACTCGGCATCGAGCTCGCCGCGCGCGGCCACCAGGTGCACTTCATCACCTCGTCACAGCCCTTCCGCCTAACCGGCCGCGAAGCCAACATCCACTTCCACGAGGTCTCCGTCGCCACCTACCCGCTCTTCGAGTACCCGCCTTACGACCTCGCACTCGCGACGCGCATGGCCGAGGTTGCTGACTTCTACGCGCTCGATCTGCTGCACGTCCACTACGCCATCCCGCACTCCGTCAGCGCGCTGCTCGCCAGCCAGATGATCGCGACGCACACCATCACGACGCGCCGCCGCAGACTTCCCTTCATCACCACGCTGCACGGCACCGACATCACCCTCGTCGGCCTCGACCCTTCGTACCTTCCCATCACGCGCTTCGGCATCGAACAGTCCCACGGCGTCACCGCCATCTCATCGCACCTACGCGACCGCACACGCGAGGCCTTCGGCATCGACAGCGAGATCGAGGTCATCCGCAACTTCGTCAACTGCGACCTCTACGTCCGCCAGCCCGGCCTCGTCGCCCGGATGAGACCACAGTTCGCAGCGCCGAATGAGCGTCTCTTCGTGCATCTCTCCAACTTCCGTCCGGTCAAGCGTGTCCTCGACGTTATCGAAGTCTTCAGCCGTGTGGCCCGCGCGCTTCCCTCGCGGCTCATGCTCATCGGCGACGGCCCGGACCGCAGCGCTGCCGAGCATCTCGCGCTCCGCCTCAACGTCCAGGACAGCATCCACTTCCTCGGCAAGCAGGATGGGGTCCACGAGCTTCTCCCGCTCGCCGATCTCATGCTCATGCCCAGCCAGATGGAGTCCTTCGGCCTCGCCGCGCTCGAAGCCATGGCATGCAGCGTTCCCGCCATCGCCACGCGCGTCGGCGGCGTACCCGAGCTCATTGACGATGGAGAAAACGGCCTGCTCTTCGAGATTGGAGACGTCGATGCCATGGCCAGCGCCGCTATCGCCCTGCTCAACGACCCACCTCGCATTCAGGCGATGTCGCAGGCTGCCCGTCGCACAGCACAGGACCGCTTCTGCACTACGCGGATCATTCCGTTCTACGAGGACTACTACCGCCGCGTGCTCGAACGCAACGCCTGA
- a CDS encoding ChbG/HpnK family deacetylase produces the protein MPPRLIINADDFGLTSGINRSILELHRAGVLTSATLMAGGPAFDDAVAIAKANPTLGVGCHLVFTDGTPVSPPNRIPTLIGPDRKTFRPKLVDFIRAFHLGQIREEDIVREAYAQIKRLVFSGLKPTHIDTHKHTHLFPRMANLLVKMATGASIPAIRNPFEPAFTRQLDHASFKRRMQIRILNSLESRFQRIPELRNHGVITTDGTVGVSATGNLNTATLTEILNALPSDGTFELVCHPGYNDRDLDRVTTRLRAHREIEMQALLAAIPARLLQPNAPSLIHFGSLQSVHASAKV, from the coding sequence ATGCCTCCCCGCCTCATCATCAACGCGGACGACTTCGGCCTTACCTCCGGCATTAATCGCTCAATCCTCGAACTGCATCGCGCGGGTGTGCTCACTTCGGCCACGCTCATGGCCGGCGGCCCCGCCTTCGACGACGCCGTTGCCATCGCCAAAGCAAACCCAACGCTTGGCGTCGGTTGCCATCTCGTCTTCACCGACGGCACTCCCGTCTCACCGCCAAACCGCATCCCCACACTCATCGGACCCGACCGCAAAACCTTCCGTCCCAAACTCGTCGATTTCATCCGCGCCTTCCACCTCGGTCAGATCCGCGAAGAGGACATCGTGCGCGAAGCCTATGCTCAGATTAAGCGCCTCGTCTTCTCTGGCCTCAAGCCCACACACATTGACACCCATAAACACACTCATCTCTTCCCCCGCATGGCGAACCTTCTCGTCAAAATGGCAACCGGCGCTTCCATCCCGGCTATCCGCAACCCCTTCGAGCCTGCTTTCACTCGCCAGCTCGATCACGCCAGCTTCAAACGTCGCATGCAGATTCGCATTCTCAACTCTTTGGAATCCCGTTTTCAGCGCATCCCCGAACTCCGCAATCACGGCGTCATCACGACCGATGGCACCGTCGGCGTCTCCGCCACGGGAAACCTCAACACGGCAACGCTCACCGAGATTCTCAACGCCTTGCCGTCCGACGGGACCTTCGAGCTTGTGTGTCACCCCGGCTACAACGACCGAGACCTCGATCGCGTCACCACGCGCCTTCGCGCACACCGCGAGATCGAGATGCAGGCGCTCCTCGCAGCCATCCCTGCGAGACTCCTGCAACCGAACGCCCCCTCGCTCATCCATTTCGGTAGCCTTCAGTCTGTCCACGCATCCGCGAAGGTGTAG